Proteins encoded by one window of Sediminicoccus rosea:
- a CDS encoding histidine phosphatase family protein yields MTLNPIPFWFLRHGETDWNAEGLSQGQTDIPLNKVGHMQAERAARTLAGTRISTIVASPLSRARVTAETVAAALNLPVQFDDDLMEVNFGEQEGKPMGDWYDDWIADTYTPAGAEPFAMLRARAVRAINRATALPGPVLVVAHGALWRAFRYEAGLPSNVRTPNALPLYAEPGPEAWMLTALELAAEG; encoded by the coding sequence ATGACGCTCAACCCCATCCCCTTCTGGTTCCTGCGCCATGGCGAGACGGATTGGAACGCGGAGGGGTTGAGCCAGGGTCAGACCGACATCCCGCTCAACAAGGTCGGCCACATGCAGGCCGAGCGCGCGGCGCGCACGCTGGCGGGCACCAGGATATCCACCATCGTGGCAAGCCCCCTCAGCCGCGCCCGGGTGACGGCCGAGACCGTGGCGGCCGCCCTCAACCTGCCCGTGCAGTTCGACGACGACCTGATGGAGGTGAATTTCGGCGAGCAGGAGGGCAAGCCGATGGGCGACTGGTATGATGACTGGATCGCCGACACCTACACGCCCGCCGGCGCCGAGCCTTTCGCCATGCTGCGCGCGCGCGCCGTGCGCGCCATCAACCGCGCAACCGCCCTGCCGGGTCCGGTGCTGGTGGTGGCGCATGGGGCGCTCTGGCGCGCCTTCCGCTACGAGGCGGGCCTGCCCTCCAATGTCCGCACGCCCAACGCGCTCCCGCTTTATGCCGAGCCAGGGCCGGAGGCCTGGATGCTGACCGCCCTCGAACTCGCCGCGGAGGGCTGA
- a CDS encoding glutathione S-transferase family protein — MILLVSARTSSLACRLAFVLAGLPGEVRDLSLRGGEHRTPEMLALNPKGQVPALILDSGETITETPAIMLAIGEMAPASGLIPAEGAARWRVMEWLSWYAYQFPRAFQPAFRPAIFGPPPAENQIREGGLTRVAEVLAFIEASLGARDWLVGEAVTAADLTTAMMTSFAGFVGVVPPDALMAHRRRVFALPALAETLKAEGFAA, encoded by the coding sequence TTGATTCTTCTCGTCTCCGCGCGGACCTCGAGCCTCGCCTGCCGGCTCGCCTTCGTCCTCGCCGGCCTGCCCGGCGAGGTGCGGGACCTCAGCCTGCGCGGGGGCGAGCACAGGACGCCCGAGATGCTGGCGCTGAACCCCAAGGGCCAGGTGCCGGCGCTCATCCTCGACAGCGGCGAGACCATCACGGAGACGCCCGCCATCATGCTCGCCATCGGCGAGATGGCGCCCGCGAGCGGCCTGATCCCGGCCGAGGGCGCGGCACGTTGGCGGGTGATGGAGTGGCTCTCCTGGTACGCCTACCAGTTCCCGCGCGCCTTCCAGCCGGCCTTCCGCCCGGCGATCTTCGGCCCGCCCCCGGCCGAGAACCAGATCCGCGAGGGCGGCCTCACCCGCGTGGCCGAGGTGCTGGCCTTCATCGAGGCCAGCCTCGGCGCGCGCGACTGGCTGGTGGGCGAAGCGGTGACCGCCGCCGATCTCACCACCGCCATGATGACCAGCTTCGCGGGTTTCGTCGGCGTCGTGCCGCCCGATGCGCTGATGGCGCATCGCCGGCGCGTCTTCGCCCTGCCCGCCCTTGCCGAAACCCTGAAGGCCGAAGGCTTCGCCGCATGA
- a CDS encoding glutathione S-transferase family protein, translating to MKLYYAPGACSLGIHVLLEESGAAYEPTLLNIREGAQFKPEFTSINAKSKVPTLVRDDQSVLTEFTAIAYWIAAKYPAAKLMPATAEGQATALEATDYAVATIHMQGFSRMFRPANFAPSEGDHEAVKARGLEIFNKGLAWLDRALEGRDYIAGDFSFGDAAPFYVTFWAAARLKLDLPKNVAAHYERMKARPAVQRVMAREGLS from the coding sequence ATGAAGCTCTACTACGCCCCCGGCGCCTGCTCGCTCGGCATCCATGTGCTGCTGGAGGAAAGCGGCGCGGCCTATGAGCCCACGCTGCTGAACATCCGCGAAGGCGCGCAGTTCAAGCCGGAATTCACCAGCATCAACGCCAAGTCCAAGGTGCCGACGCTGGTGCGCGACGACCAGTCGGTGCTGACCGAGTTCACCGCCATCGCCTACTGGATCGCGGCCAAGTATCCGGCGGCCAAGCTGATGCCCGCGACCGCCGAGGGCCAGGCGACGGCGCTGGAGGCGACGGACTACGCGGTCGCCACCATCCACATGCAGGGCTTCTCCCGCATGTTCCGCCCCGCCAATTTCGCACCGAGCGAAGGCGACCACGAGGCGGTGAAGGCGCGCGGGCTCGAGATCTTCAACAAGGGCCTCGCCTGGCTCGACCGCGCGCTGGAAGGCCGCGACTACATCGCGGGCGATTTCAGCTTCGGCGATGCGGCACCCTTCTACGTGACCTTCTGGGCCGCCGCGCGCCTCAAGCTCGACCTGCCGAAGAACGTCGCCGCGCATTACGAGCGCATGAAGGCGCGGCCCGCCGTGCAGCGGGTGATGGCGCGCGAAGGCCTCTCTTGA
- a CDS encoding glutathione S-transferase N-terminal domain-containing protein, which yields MKLFYSPGACSIGIHVILEEIGKPFETQLVSTRDGSNKKPEYLAINPKAKVPALLRDDGTVLTEFPVIAWWLAKANPMSNLIAVEFEAEARTLEWMDYLCGTVHPQGFTRQFRPANFAKDAEDEARVVAQGKALTEGYLQVVERGLAGDPWLLPSGYSVADCALFFITNWASGRSGMTLPPKLARHQAAMMARPAVQRALAREAKAA from the coding sequence ATGAAGCTCTTCTATTCGCCCGGTGCCTGCTCGATCGGCATCCATGTGATCCTGGAGGAGATCGGCAAGCCCTTCGAGACGCAGCTGGTCTCGACGCGCGACGGATCGAACAAGAAGCCCGAATATCTCGCCATCAACCCAAAGGCGAAGGTGCCCGCGCTGCTGCGGGACGACGGCACGGTGCTGACGGAATTCCCGGTTATCGCCTGGTGGCTGGCCAAGGCCAACCCGATGTCCAACCTCATCGCCGTCGAGTTCGAGGCGGAGGCGCGGACGCTGGAATGGATGGATTATCTGTGCGGAACCGTGCATCCGCAGGGCTTCACGCGGCAGTTCCGTCCCGCCAATTTCGCCAAGGACGCCGAGGACGAGGCGCGCGTGGTGGCGCAGGGCAAGGCGCTGACCGAGGGCTATCTCCAGGTCGTCGAGCGCGGCCTTGCGGGCGATCCCTGGCTGCTTCCCTCGGGCTACAGCGTGGCTGATTGCGCCCTCTTCTTCATCACCAACTGGGCGAGCGGCCGGTCGGGCATGACGCTGCCGCCCAAGCTCGCGCGGCACCAGGCCGCGATGATGGCGCGCCCGGCCGTGCAGCGGGCGCTGGCGCGCGAGGCCAAGGCGGCCTGA
- a CDS encoding ribose-phosphate pyrophosphokinase — protein sequence MKIVACNSNLPLAQAVADKIGIPLTNASIRRFADMEIFVEIHENIRGEDVFVIQSTSYPANDHLMELLITLDALRRSSARRVTAVMPYFGYARQDRKSSPRSPISAKLVANLITQAGADRVLTMDLHAGQIQGFFDIPVDNLYAAPLFARDITERFKGRELMVVSPDVGGVVRARAIAQQLHTDLAIIDKRRPQAGVSEVMNVIGDVAGRDCIIVDDIIDSGGTHCNAAEALMKNGAKSASVYVTHGVFSGAAVERVAKSPIETMIVTDSIAATPAVQGARNIRQLPIAPLLAEAMRRISEERSVSSLFC from the coding sequence ATGAAGATCGTCGCGTGCAACAGCAATCTGCCCCTGGCGCAGGCGGTGGCCGACAAGATCGGCATTCCGCTCACCAACGCCTCCATCCGGCGCTTCGCGGACATGGAGATCTTTGTCGAGATCCATGAGAACATCCGTGGCGAGGATGTCTTCGTCATCCAGTCCACCAGCTACCCGGCCAATGACCACCTGATGGAGCTGCTGATCACGCTCGATGCGCTGCGCCGCTCCTCCGCGCGCCGCGTCACCGCCGTGATGCCGTATTTTGGCTATGCCAGGCAGGACCGGAAGAGCAGCCCGCGTTCGCCCATCTCGGCCAAGCTGGTGGCGAACCTCATCACCCAGGCGGGCGCCGACCGCGTGCTGACGATGGACCTGCATGCGGGGCAGATCCAGGGCTTCTTCGACATCCCGGTGGACAACCTCTACGCCGCCCCCCTCTTCGCACGCGACATCACCGAGCGCTTCAAGGGGCGCGAGCTGATGGTGGTCAGCCCCGATGTGGGCGGCGTGGTGCGCGCGCGCGCCATCGCGCAGCAGCTCCACACGGACCTCGCCATCATCGACAAGCGCCGCCCGCAGGCCGGCGTCTCCGAGGTGATGAACGTGATCGGCGATGTCGCGGGGCGCGACTGCATCATCGTGGACGACATCATCGACAGCGGCGGCACGCATTGCAACGCGGCCGAGGCGCTGATGAAGAACGGCGCCAAGTCGGCCAGCGTCTATGTCACGCACGGCGTCTTCTCGGGTGCGGCCGTCGAGCGCGTGGCCAAGTCGCCCATCGAGACGATGATCGTGACCGACAGCATCGCAGCCACGCCCGCCGTGCAGGGTGCGCGCAACATCCGCCAACTGCCCATCGCGCCGCTGCTGGCCGAGGCGATGCGCCGCATCAGCGAGGAACGCTCGGTCTCGTCGCTTTTCTGCTAG
- the pgeF gene encoding peptidoglycan editing factor PgeF has product MAEFLTHGGLTARHGFFTRQGGVSAGAYATLNCGLRSEDDPAAVAENRARAARALGAAPEALRGLRQVHGPAVVEAGTPWENLPEADAMVTRSPGVMLGIITADCAPVLFHDAEAHVIGAAHAGWKGAVSGVLEATIAAMEALGAGRGRITAVVGPCIAQASYEVRADLRDAVGDPRFFTAGRDAAHFQFDLAGYCLARLGAAGVAAEALGVDTLADETRFFSHRRRTLAGGGPLGHQLSAIIL; this is encoded by the coding sequence ATGGCCGAATTCCTCACCCATGGCGGCCTCACCGCGCGGCATGGCTTCTTCACGCGGCAGGGCGGCGTCTCCGCAGGCGCCTATGCCACGCTGAATTGCGGGCTGCGGAGCGAGGACGACCCGGCCGCCGTGGCCGAGAACCGGGCCCGCGCGGCCCGGGCGCTGGGGGCCGCGCCCGAGGCGCTGCGCGGCTTGCGCCAGGTGCATGGCCCGGCCGTGGTCGAGGCGGGCACCCCCTGGGAGAACCTGCCCGAGGCCGACGCGATGGTGACGCGCAGCCCCGGCGTCATGCTCGGCATCATCACCGCCGATTGCGCGCCCGTCCTGTTCCATGACGCCGAGGCACACGTGATCGGCGCCGCGCATGCCGGCTGGAAGGGTGCCGTGTCCGGCGTGCTGGAGGCGACGATCGCCGCCATGGAGGCGCTGGGTGCCGGGCGCGGGCGCATCACCGCCGTGGTCGGCCCCTGCATCGCCCAGGCGAGCTACGAGGTCCGCGCCGACCTGCGCGATGCGGTGGGCGATCCCCGCTTCTTCACGGCCGGCCGGGACGCGGCGCATTTCCAGTTCGACCTGGCCGGCTATTGCCTCGCGCGGCTCGGCGCGGCAGGTGTGGCAGCCGAGGCCCTGGGGGTGGACACGCTGGCCGATGAGACGCGCTTCTTCAGCCATCGGCGGCGCACCCTGGCGGGCGGTGGCCCGCTCGGGCATCAACTCTCCGCCATCATCCTGTGA
- a CDS encoding class I SAM-dependent methyltransferase, whose amino-acid sequence MERLDAFMARAAAAYYAGGEGIGRDFTTAPEMSQAFGECLGLWAAVTWQAMGAPGRVVLAELGPGRGTLMADALRAVDQMVPEFGRALALHLVETSPALRAAQAAKLGPRVAGWHAAVDGLPPGPAIILANEFFDALPIRQFIRRAEGWRERYVLGGAFVEQPCDHMEPAPDGSIREVGEAARDVALALGARLAAQGGALLALDYGPAESGLGDTLQALRDNAACDPLSEPGTADITAHVDFAALAAAGRAAGAAAHGPLPMGVFLQRLGLMARSAMLAQSAPRQAGTILAAAQRLVAPEGMGRLFKALVLAHPALPTPTGFEA is encoded by the coding sequence ATGGAACGCCTGGACGCCTTCATGGCCCGCGCGGCGGCCGCCTATTACGCGGGCGGCGAAGGCATCGGCCGCGACTTCACCACCGCACCCGAGATGAGCCAGGCCTTCGGCGAGTGCCTGGGCCTCTGGGCCGCCGTCACCTGGCAGGCGATGGGCGCGCCAGGGCGCGTCGTGCTGGCGGAACTCGGCCCTGGGCGCGGCACCCTGATGGCCGATGCGCTGCGCGCGGTGGACCAGATGGTGCCGGAATTCGGCCGCGCACTGGCGCTGCACCTGGTCGAGACCTCGCCCGCGCTGCGCGCCGCCCAGGCGGCGAAGCTCGGGCCGCGCGTGGCGGGCTGGCATGCGGCGGTGGACGGCCTCCCGCCCGGGCCCGCGATCATCCTGGCCAATGAATTTTTCGACGCCCTGCCGATCCGGCAATTCATCCGCCGGGCCGAGGGCTGGCGCGAGCGGTATGTGCTGGGTGGCGCCTTCGTCGAGCAGCCCTGCGATCACATGGAGCCAGCCCCCGATGGCAGCATCCGCGAAGTCGGTGAGGCGGCGCGGGACGTCGCCCTGGCGCTTGGCGCGCGCCTCGCGGCCCAGGGCGGAGCCCTGCTGGCGCTGGATTACGGCCCCGCCGAGAGCGGCCTCGGCGACACGCTCCAGGCGCTGCGCGACAACGCCGCCTGCGACCCGCTGAGCGAGCCCGGCACGGCCGACATCACGGCGCATGTGGATTTCGCGGCCCTCGCCGCCGCCGGGCGGGCGGCGGGGGCGGCCGCGCATGGCCCGCTGCCCATGGGCGTCTTCCTCCAGCGCCTCGGCCTCATGGCGCGCAGCGCCATGCTGGCGCAGAGCGCGCCGCGCCAGGCGGGGACGATCCTGGCGGCGGCGCAGCGCCTCGTCGCGCCCGAGGGGATGGGGCGGCTGTTCAAGGCGCTGGTCCTCGCGCACCCTGCCCTGCCCACCCCAACCGGATTCGAGGCGTGA
- the lgt gene encoding prolipoprotein diacylglyceryl transferase: protein MLEFPQIDPIALQIGPLAIRWYALAYIAGIVLGWRLLRRLAQAEPQAATAQQVDDYVTWATLGIILGGRLGYVLFYRPGHYIFHPLEALMVWQGGMAFHGGALGVIIATLLFCRNQKLDPLRLGDRVAVVVPIGLFFGRLANFINGELWGRATDVSWAMVFPADRLQLPRHPSQLYQAGLEGIALFALMLILWSNAANRARTGLLTGALLAGYGVARLLGEFFREPDAHLGFLLAGITMGQLLSLPMVLVGGFLIWRARRAG from the coding sequence ATGCTCGAATTCCCGCAGATCGATCCGATCGCCCTCCAGATCGGCCCTCTGGCCATCCGCTGGTATGCGCTGGCCTATATCGCCGGCATCGTGCTCGGCTGGCGGCTGCTGCGGCGGCTGGCCCAGGCCGAGCCCCAGGCGGCGACGGCGCAGCAGGTGGATGACTATGTCACCTGGGCCACGCTCGGCATCATCCTGGGCGGGCGCCTGGGCTATGTGCTGTTCTACCGGCCGGGGCACTACATCTTCCATCCGCTGGAAGCGCTCATGGTGTGGCAGGGCGGCATGGCCTTCCACGGCGGTGCGCTCGGCGTGATCATCGCGACACTGCTTTTCTGCCGGAACCAGAAGCTCGATCCGCTGCGCCTGGGCGACCGCGTGGCCGTGGTGGTGCCGATCGGACTGTTCTTCGGGCGGCTCGCCAACTTCATCAATGGCGAGCTCTGGGGCCGCGCCACGGACGTCTCCTGGGCCATGGTCTTCCCGGCGGACCGGCTGCAGCTGCCCCGCCACCCGAGCCAGCTCTACCAGGCGGGGCTGGAGGGGATCGCCCTCTTTGCGCTTATGCTGATCCTCTGGAGCAATGCGGCCAACCGGGCGCGCACCGGGCTGCTGACCGGCGCACTGCTGGCGGGCTACGGCGTGGCACGGCTGCTGGGCGAATTCTTCCGCGAACCGGATGCGCATCTGGGCTTCCTGCTGGCCGGCATCACCATGGGCCAGCTGCTGAGCCTCCCCATGGTGCTGGTGGGCGGCTTCCTCATCTGGCGGGCGCGCCGGGCGGGATAA
- the mepA gene encoding penicillin-insensitive murein endopeptidase, with protein sequence MRRWLLALLLLAPAAEAQPAASWAQVSTPSPGPAKVIGTTTLGCLAGAVQLPPEGPGYQAVRISRNRHWGHPDLIRFTRDLASRTRAAGMPDLWIGDLAQPRGGPMPSMHASHQTGLDVDIWLDLTPKPAMNRAAREDIDVPSLVLPDQSGVNARFTPQHARLIRMAAESPGVHLVLVNHGIKRSLCERHRGESWLHRVRPWRGHDSHMHIRIRCPAGSPECREANPIPAGDGCDASLEWWLSEEARRPMVRPRPPGPPPSLPTACAAVLRAP encoded by the coding sequence GTGAGGCGCTGGCTGCTCGCGCTGCTGCTGCTGGCGCCGGCCGCTGAAGCGCAGCCCGCCGCCAGCTGGGCCCAGGTGAGCACCCCCTCGCCCGGTCCGGCCAAGGTGATCGGCACGACGACGCTGGGCTGCCTCGCCGGCGCCGTGCAGCTCCCGCCCGAGGGGCCGGGCTACCAGGCGGTGCGGATCTCGCGGAACCGGCATTGGGGCCACCCCGACCTGATCCGCTTCACGCGCGACCTTGCGAGCCGCACCCGCGCCGCCGGCATGCCCGACCTCTGGATCGGGGACCTCGCGCAGCCGCGCGGCGGGCCCATGCCCAGCATGCATGCGAGCCACCAGACGGGCCTCGATGTGGACATCTGGCTCGACCTCACGCCCAAGCCCGCAATGAACCGCGCGGCGCGGGAAGATATCGACGTGCCGAGCCTGGTCCTGCCGGACCAGAGCGGGGTGAATGCGCGCTTCACGCCGCAGCATGCGCGGCTGATCCGCATGGCAGCGGAGAGCCCCGGCGTGCATCTCGTGCTGGTGAACCACGGCATCAAGCGCAGCCTCTGCGAGCGGCACCGGGGCGAATCCTGGCTGCACCGGGTGCGCCCCTGGCGCGGGCATGACAGCCACATGCATATCCGCATCCGCTGCCCGGCGGGTTCGCCCGAGTGCCGCGAGGCGAACCCGATCCCTGCCGGGGACGGGTGTGACGCGAGCCTGGAGTGGTGGCTCTCCGAGGAGGCCCGCCGCCCCATGGTGCGCCCGCGCCCCCCGGGCCCGCCGCCGAGTTTGCCCACAGCCTGCGCGGCCGTCCTGCGCGCCCCCTGA
- the rfaE1 gene encoding D-glycero-beta-D-manno-heptose-7-phosphate kinase, whose amino-acid sequence MLDLSGRRIICLGDVMLDRFLYGDANRLSPEAPVPVVRLKRTQSMAGGAGNVARNIQALGGEAALVALVGEDAEGTEIAGLLGEAGHLLRSDARRTTVKLRVIAARQQVVRVDEEERREADAAEQAAIAARLGALLPGAEALILSDYGKGVLTPPVLAAAIAAARARGIPVLADPKGRDFTRYAGATCLTPNASELAEATGMPVASDAECEAAARAVLAAVAVDAVLATRSEKGMMLVRRDAPAVTVPAMAREVFDVSGAGDTVIATLALGVAAGLGMEGAMRAANAAAGVVVGKLGTATCSAAELDHAMRELEGATGEILTWPAAQRLVESWRAQGLRVGFANGCFDILHAGHTRMLRAARAECDRLVVALNDDSSVTRLKGAGRPVNPLEDRAAVIAALASVDAVIAFPEDTPLEAILALRPDRLFKGSDYTIEQVVGAPEVASWGGRTILLDLLPGRSTTTILARGR is encoded by the coding sequence ATGCTCGATCTCTCCGGACGCCGCATCATCTGCCTCGGCGATGTCATGCTGGACCGCTTCCTCTATGGCGATGCGAACCGGCTCTCGCCCGAGGCGCCAGTGCCTGTCGTGCGCCTCAAGCGCACGCAGTCCATGGCGGGTGGTGCCGGCAATGTCGCGCGCAACATCCAGGCGCTGGGGGGCGAGGCCGCGCTGGTGGCGCTGGTCGGCGAGGATGCGGAAGGCACCGAGATCGCGGGGCTGCTGGGCGAGGCCGGGCATCTGCTGCGCAGCGACGCCCGCCGCACGACGGTGAAGCTGCGCGTCATCGCCGCCCGCCAGCAGGTGGTGCGGGTGGATGAGGAGGAGCGGCGCGAGGCGGATGCGGCCGAGCAGGCCGCAATCGCCGCCCGGCTGGGCGCGCTGCTGCCGGGGGCCGAGGCGCTGATCCTTTCGGACTATGGCAAGGGCGTGCTGACGCCGCCCGTGCTGGCCGCCGCCATCGCCGCCGCGCGCGCGCGCGGCATCCCGGTGCTGGCCGACCCCAAGGGGCGTGACTTCACCCGCTATGCCGGCGCCACCTGCCTGACGCCCAACGCCTCGGAACTCGCCGAAGCCACCGGCATGCCGGTCGCCTCCGATGCCGAATGCGAGGCCGCCGCCCGCGCCGTGCTCGCCGCCGTGGCCGTGGATGCCGTGCTCGCCACCCGCAGCGAGAAGGGCATGATGCTGGTCCGCCGCGACGCGCCCGCCGTGACCGTGCCCGCCATGGCACGCGAGGTCTTCGATGTCTCGGGCGCAGGGGACACGGTCATCGCCACCCTGGCGCTGGGTGTTGCGGCCGGCCTCGGCATGGAGGGCGCGATGCGCGCGGCCAATGCGGCGGCGGGCGTCGTGGTCGGCAAGCTCGGCACCGCCACCTGTTCGGCCGCGGAGCTGGATCACGCCATGCGCGAGCTGGAAGGGGCGACGGGCGAGATCCTGACCTGGCCGGCCGCGCAGCGCCTGGTGGAATCCTGGCGCGCGCAGGGGCTGCGCGTCGGCTTCGCCAATGGTTGCTTCGACATCCTGCATGCCGGCCACACCCGCATGCTGCGCGCGGCGCGTGCCGAATGCGACCGGCTGGTGGTGGCGCTGAACGACGATTCCTCCGTCACGCGCCTCAAGGGCGCCGGCCGCCCGGTGAACCCGCTGGAGGATCGCGCGGCGGTGATCGCGGCGCTGGCCAGCGTGGATGCCGTGATCGCCTTCCCGGAGGACACGCCGCTGGAAGCCATCCTGGCGCTGCGGCCGGACCGGCTGTTCAAGGGCAGCGACTACACGATCGAGCAGGTGGTGGGCGCGCCGGAAGTCGCCTCCTGGGGTGGGCGGACCATCCTGCTGGACCTGCTGCCGGGGCGTTCCACCACCACCATCCTGGCGCGCGGCCGGTGA
- a CDS encoding VOC family protein produces MSALSFDHIHLRCPSPEATALWFEEMLGAEVIRSMQQGQPRVDLKLGGINIFLLPEGKDAAPAPSAPYLGIDHFGFSVTGLDAYVAKLKAKGVTFTMEPNEPRPGIRICFIRGPENISIEILERFPV; encoded by the coding sequence ATGTCCGCGCTCAGCTTCGACCATATCCACCTGCGCTGCCCGAGCCCGGAGGCCACCGCCCTCTGGTTCGAGGAGATGCTGGGCGCCGAGGTCATCCGCTCCATGCAGCAGGGCCAGCCGCGCGTGGACCTCAAGCTCGGCGGCATCAACATCTTCCTGCTGCCCGAAGGCAAGGACGCGGCCCCTGCCCCCTCCGCGCCCTATCTCGGCATTGACCATTTCGGCTTTTCGGTGACGGGGCTCGATGCCTATGTCGCGAAGCTGAAGGCCAAGGGCGTGACCTTCACCATGGAGCCCAACGAGCCGCGCCCGGGCATCCGAATCTGCTTCATCCGCGGGCCCGAGAACATCTCGATCGAGATCCTGGAACGCTTCCCGGTCTGA
- a CDS encoding substrate-binding domain-containing protein has protein sequence MTEPPRILSTLAVMALLREWLPEAGEPRPEVVFNPTARLMQQMAEGLTGDIAILTEAGIEELTASGVLAAGTRRDLARSAIGMAVPPGAPHPDISSVAALRATLLAAPSLVYSRAGASGIFFAELIERLGIAAEVNAKATIIPHGFTAEVAARGEAALAIQQVSELMAVPGVDIVGKLPEAANTYAIFSAARFTAARPGAQGLLDRMAAAMTPARLAAHGLDPA, from the coding sequence ATGACCGAGCCACCCCGCATCCTCTCGACCCTCGCCGTCATGGCCCTGCTGCGCGAATGGCTGCCCGAGGCGGGGGAGCCCCGGCCCGAGGTGGTGTTCAACCCGACCGCGCGCCTGATGCAGCAGATGGCCGAGGGGCTGACCGGCGACATCGCCATCCTGACCGAGGCGGGGATCGAGGAATTGACGGCGAGCGGCGTCCTGGCCGCCGGCACACGCCGGGACCTGGCGCGCTCGGCCATCGGCATGGCGGTGCCGCCGGGCGCGCCGCATCCGGATATCTCCAGCGTCGCCGCACTCCGCGCCACGCTGCTGGCCGCGCCCAGCCTGGTCTATTCCCGCGCGGGGGCGAGCGGCATCTTCTTTGCGGAACTGATCGAGCGGCTCGGCATCGCGGCCGAGGTGAACGCCAAGGCCACCATCATCCCGCATGGCTTCACCGCCGAGGTCGCGGCGCGCGGCGAGGCCGCACTCGCCATCCAGCAGGTGAGCGAACTCATGGCCGTCCCGGGCGTGGACATCGTCGGCAAGCTGCCGGAGGCGGCGAACACCTACGCCATCTTCTCCGCCGCCCGCTTCACCGCCGCGCGGCCCGGGGCGCAGGGGCTGCTGGACCGCATGGCGGCGGCGATGACGCCCGCGCGCCTCGCGGCGCATGGCCTCGACCCGGCCTGA
- a CDS encoding TlyA family RNA methyltransferase yields the protein MAAKQRADLALVERGLAESRTRAQALIMAGLVYSGEVRINKPGDVIAEGRPLELRGQDHPWVSRGGVKLAHGIAHFGLSPEGKTCLDLGASTGGFTDVLLHHGAAHVYAVDVGHGQLAWKLRNDPRVTVMERVNARHLEPGQVPPLDVLVCDASFIGLRVVLPAALALCRPGAWAVALIKPQFEVGPAIAKGGVVRDAGVHRRVCHEISAWWAELPGWRVLGVEPSPLLGPEGNREFLIGAVFG from the coding sequence GTGGCCGCCAAGCAGCGGGCCGACCTCGCGCTCGTCGAGCGCGGGCTCGCTGAATCCCGCACCCGTGCCCAGGCACTGATCATGGCGGGCCTCGTCTATTCGGGCGAGGTCCGGATCAACAAGCCGGGCGATGTTATCGCCGAGGGGCGGCCACTGGAGCTGCGCGGGCAGGACCACCCCTGGGTCTCGCGCGGCGGGGTGAAGCTTGCCCATGGCATCGCGCATTTCGGTCTATCGCCGGAGGGGAAGACCTGCCTGGACCTCGGCGCTTCGACCGGCGGCTTCACCGACGTGCTGCTGCATCACGGCGCCGCGCATGTCTACGCGGTGGATGTGGGGCATGGGCAGCTCGCCTGGAAGCTGCGCAATGATCCGCGCGTAACGGTGATGGAGCGCGTCAACGCGCGCCATCTGGAGCCGGGCCAAGTGCCTCCGCTGGATGTGCTGGTCTGCGATGCGAGCTTCATCGGCCTGCGCGTGGTGCTGCCCGCCGCCCTGGCGCTGTGCCGACCGGGCGCCTGGGCCGTGGCCCTCATCAAGCCGCAATTCGAGGTGGGGCCGGCCATCGCCAAGGGGGGCGTGGTGCGGGATGCGGGCGTGCATCGCCGCGTCTGCCACGAGATCAGCGCCTGGTGGGCCGAACTGCCCGGCTGGCGCGTGCTGGGCGTGGAGCCGAGCCCGCTGCTCGGCCCCGAGGGCAATCGCGAATTCCTGATCGGCGCGGTGTTCGGCTGA